A single region of the Montipora capricornis isolate CH-2021 chromosome 13, ASM3666992v2, whole genome shotgun sequence genome encodes:
- the LOC138029643 gene encoding uncharacterized protein encodes MEIVIKVLVLFLLVQAYEVSTSSLCNFDSESSATRWVQKQCVFVFANQTDSKFIGRELQLMDNNSTKEAFQFIEADFNKFFNSPLTLWNHSCNCTKVPCLNEKQWNDLFAYSVERARKEAIQRWPFFPRLCCSIQHVVIEILYRIYEEDIQKFTKIISENMNISILDLMDYLGYELPRTKWCYSFKDKCNGFIFRMAKGCEITERRMRRGIGFKSSAAACQSSSWYQDVNVVSLSPLVSLEKETSLQIWESRAKQNRKSVAFTKQMVTKTYDVETLQVRSSRPHSYVLLQNPSQLWPVKSTAFLSIELSPSPSILPYMTQSMTPKKEVSTRIARKFSRIKRTTAKSPRSTKLDDSSSTMSDGDVGNLSELSLASSVSTFATSLFFSASLLAALSSSLSTSSQSPLPTSKSLASQSGIPIFSPYTSSPSLILASNDAPLSPTFGSRLSRPSKPTASQNNNRSLSPASFRTILTNHSYYTSTILIASSRTLPILEVSSKQSPTLTISTKTLLVRFKGTCGPITNIELFKLRCKTTLAHRLHLSRSDVIVDNVICGSTEVTFAIQITYDRNVTAELWGMINNSSLIIEYDGKEYRAFDLKIVSKPQPTVSRFSTPLLKPTTIYNTTNNNERKKLAFIIFVLFCTIFAALLVFFSVVFLSRFCQKPGKLSMHRKVPVRERDFELRCLSTQTNQILGVNYYGEFVHSEENHGSNLEIFEEDINDYYEDEFAEELHEDTNRSLLNSNHLMDNGKPQQKRVVLDDEDSCSRVVFY; translated from the exons ATGGAGATAGTCATCAAAGTTCTAGTCCTTTTCCTTTTAGTACAAGCCTACGAAGTGTCGACTTCCTCGTTGTGCAACTTCGATTCCGAAAGTTCAGCGACGAGATGGGTGCAAAAACAATGCGTTTTCGTCTTCGCCAATCAAACAGATAGTAAATTCATTGGAAGAGAACTCCAATTAATGGACAACAACTCtacaaaagaagcttttcaatTTATTGAAGCGGATTTCAACAAGTTCTTCAACAGCCCTTTGACGCTTTGGAACCATAGCTGTAATTGTACTAAAGTACCATGTTTGAACGAAAAACAATGGAACGATTTGTTTGCTTACAGTGTAGAAAGAGCCCGCAAAGAGGCGATCCAGAGATGGCCATTTTTTCCTCGATTGTGTTGTTCAATACAGCATGTTGTGATTGAAATACTTTACAGAATATATGAAGAAGACATTCAGAAGTTCACGAAAATTATTTCGGAAAATATGAACATAAGCATACTCGATTTGATGGATTATTTGGGCTATGAACTTCCACGTACCAAATGGTGCTATAGCTTCAAAGACAAATGTAACGGCTTTATTTTCCGGATGGCGAAAGGATGCGAAATTACGGAAAGAAGAATGAGAAGAGGTATTGGTTTTAAATCCAGTGCAGCAGCGTGCCAATCGTCTTCGTGGTATCAAG ATGTCAATGTGGTTTCATTGTCGCCTCTAGTCAGCcttgaaaaagaaacaagccTACAAATTTGGGAGAGCAGAGCAAAGCAAAACAGAAAATCAGTAGCATTCACAAAGCAAATGGTTACAAAAACATATGACGTAGAGACTTTACAAGTGCGCTCTTCACGACCCCACAGTTATGTGCTCTTACAAAATCCTTCTCAGTTATGGCCAGTAAAATCGACTGCTTTCCTATCAATAGAGCTATCGCCATCACCTTCCATACTACCATATATGACACAGTCCATGACTCCAAAGAAGGAAGTATCCACGAGAATAGCTAGAAAATTCTCGCGCATCAAGCGAACGACTGCAAAATCCCCGAGATCAACCAAGCTTGATGACTCGTCGTCAACTATGTCGGATGGAGACGTGGGAAATTTGTCAGAGCTTTCACTGGCGTCGTCTGTATCAACATTTGCAACATCGCTATTTTTCTCAGCGTCGTTGTTAGCTGCCttgtcgtcatcattatcaaccTCATCACAATCACCTTTACCGACATCAAAATCATTGGCATCACAGTCTGGGATACCAATATTTTCTCCTTATACGTCATCTCCCTCACTAATATTGGCTTCCAATGATGCGCCATTATCACCCACTTTCGGTTCACGGTTATCTCGCCCTTCTAAGCCAACAGCTTCCCAAAATAATAATCGCTCTTTATCGCCAGCATCGTTCAGGACAATATTAACTAATCACTCATACTATACAAGTACAATATTAATTGCTTCCTCTAGAACTCTTCCAATCTTGGAAGTCTCTTCAAAGCAGAGTCCAACGTTAACAATATCCACTAAAACATTACTGGTGAGATTCAAGGGTACTTGTGGCCCAATCACCAATATAGAACTTTTCAAATTAAGATGTAAAACAACGCTTGCCCATCGACTCCATCTGTCAAGATCTGATGTCATAGTGGACAACGTCATCTGCGGTTCAACTGAAGTAACTTTTGCCATCCAAATCACTTATGATAGAAACGTAACTGCCGAGCTTTGGGGAATGATCAATAACTCTTCTCTCATAATTGAATATGATGGGAAGGAATATCGAGCGTTTGACTTAAAGATAGTATCAAAACCACAGCCGACTGTGTCGAGATTTTCAACGCCTCTTTTAAAGCCGACAACGATTTACAACACAACTAAcaacaatgaaagaaaaaagctGGCCTTCATAATCTTTGTGTTGTTTTGTACAATATTTGCTGCGTTGCTCGTGTTTTTCTCCGTCGTATTTTTAAGCCGATTCTGTCAAAAACCTGGAAAACTCTCAATGCATAGGAAAGTTCCTGTAAGGGAACGAGATTTTGAACTAAGATGCTTATCCacacaaacaaaccaaattttaGGTGTAAATTATTACGGGGAATTTGTTCATTCAGAAGAAAATCATGGAAGTAACCTCGAAATTTTTGAGGAAGACATTAATGATTACTACGAAGATGAATTTGCGGAGGAACTCCATGAAGATACGAATAGGTCTTTGTTGAATTCGAACCATCTTATGGATAATGGCAAACCGCAGCAAAAGAGAGTTGTTCTCGACGATGAGGATTCCTGCTCTAGAGTAGTGTTTTATTAA